A window from Drosophila nasuta strain 15112-1781.00 chromosome 3, ASM2355853v1, whole genome shotgun sequence encodes these proteins:
- the LOC132789440 gene encoding uncharacterized protein LOC132789440 isoform X1, whose product MNSLNDDCLMMIIKYLNLNDQLSIYEATKGHSNHLNSSVFSAWKHQLCFELNPENFLKFEEKPEMLDIFLSSTSATMQELKLECVTERFLKRWQNFTFPNMKTLEYSCDSNYDDDKAIEIMIKLFPGLRCVKTHDGFHYDRLQKWSQLRKLELSDCCENLNAHEGPEMIIKCQLLEEVTLSCDFHWPDIYDALMELPKLHTFTYDVFDRDDILDVLLEKRGSDIHKITFHDCMGKHSMTTLCKLSHLHQLTLKEERFTGEELCKLITDLRHLQRLDIIDHLVRLNKAMLWQAVASCPSLKILNISGVQLRDECFEFSHCLMEATLKNRSQPLALYWRNTDENEKLRHFKHPNLRISFKPLEPENVGWNMVRLHLKPLDPS is encoded by the exons ATGAACTCACTAAACGATGACTGCCTGATGATGataattaaatacttaaatctTAACGATCAACTGTCGATATATGAAGCTACTAAAGGCCATTCAAATCACTTGAACTCAAGTGTGTTTTCTGCCTGGAAGCACCAGCTCTGCTTTGAACTGAATCCAGAAAACTTTCTGAAGTTTGAAGAGAAGCCAGAAATGTTGGACATATTTCTGTCCAGCACTAGTGCCACAATGCAGGAATTGAAACTAGAATGTGTTACAGAGAGGTTCCTCAAACGCTGGCAGAATTTCACATTTCCGAACATGAAAACACTGGAATATAGCTGCGATTCGAATTATGATGATGACAAAGCGATAGAAATAATGATAAAGCTCTTTCCTGGACTGCGCTGTGTGAAGACTCATGATGGGTTCCATTATGATCGGCTGCAGAAATGGTCGCAGTTGCGCAAACTGGAGTTGAGCGACTGTTGCGAGAATCTTAATGCACATGAGGGCCCCGAAATGATTATAAAGTGTCAGCTGTTGGAAGAGGTGACACTGTCGTGTGATTTTCATTGGCCTGACATTTATGATGCGCTCATGGAGTTGCCCAAGCTGCATACATTTACTTATGATGTGTTTGATCGTGATGACATTTTAGACGTGCTGCTGGAGAAGCGTGGCAGCGACATACATAAGATTACCTTTCACGATTGCATGGGGAAACACAGCATGACCACATTGTGCAAACTGAGCCACTTGCACCAATTGACATTGAAAGAGGAGCGTTTCACAGGCGAAGAACTATGCAAACTGATTACGGATTTAAGGCACTTGCAGCGACTGGATATCATCGACCATCTGGTGAGGTTGAATAAGGCAATGCTGTGGCAAGCAGTTGCCAGCTGTCCATCGCTAAAGATCCTAAATATATCAGGCGTGCAGCTGCGCGATGAATGCTTTGAATTTAGCCATTGTCTCATGGAGGCGACACTGAAGAATCGTTCTCAGCCCTTAGCATTGTATTGGCGCAACACAGATGAAAACGAAAAGCTG CGTCACTTCAAGCATCCAAATCTGAGGATTTCTTTTAAGCCTTTAGAACCGGAAAACGTCGGCTGGAATATGGTGCGACTGCATTTGAAACCGTTGGACCCATCCTGA
- the LOC132789440 gene encoding uncharacterized protein LOC132789440 isoform X2 codes for MNSLNDDCLMMIIKYLNLNDQLSIYEATKGHSNHLNSSVFSAWKHQLCFELNPENFLKFEEKPEMLDIFLSSTSATMQELKLECVTERFLKRWQNFTFPNMKTLEYSCDSNYDDDKAIEIMIKLFPGLRCVKTHDGFHYDRLQKWSQLRKLELSDCCENLNAHEGPEMIIKCQLLEEVTLSCDFHWPDIYDALMELPKLHTFTYDVFDRDDILDVLLEKRGSDIHKITFHDCMGKHSMTTLCKLSHLHQLTLKEERFTGEELCKLITDLRHLQRLDIIDHLVRLNKAMLWQAVASCPSLKILNISGVQLRDECFEFSHCLMEATLKNRSQPLALYWRNTDENEKLRHFKHPNLKMSFKPLEPENIGRCMVRLHLKPLDPS; via the coding sequence ATGAACTCACTAAACGATGACTGCCTGATGATGataattaaatacttaaatctTAACGATCAACTGTCGATATATGAAGCTACTAAAGGCCATTCAAATCACTTGAACTCAAGTGTGTTTTCTGCCTGGAAGCACCAGCTCTGCTTTGAACTGAATCCAGAAAACTTTCTGAAGTTTGAAGAGAAGCCAGAAATGTTGGACATATTTCTGTCCAGCACTAGTGCCACAATGCAGGAATTGAAACTAGAATGTGTTACAGAGAGGTTCCTCAAACGCTGGCAGAATTTCACATTTCCGAACATGAAAACACTGGAATATAGCTGCGATTCGAATTATGATGATGACAAAGCGATAGAAATAATGATAAAGCTCTTTCCTGGACTGCGCTGTGTGAAGACTCATGATGGGTTCCATTATGATCGGCTGCAGAAATGGTCGCAGTTGCGCAAACTGGAGTTGAGCGACTGTTGCGAGAATCTTAATGCACATGAGGGCCCCGAAATGATTATAAAGTGTCAGCTGTTGGAAGAGGTGACACTGTCGTGTGATTTTCATTGGCCTGACATTTATGATGCGCTCATGGAGTTGCCCAAGCTGCATACATTTACTTATGATGTGTTTGATCGTGATGACATTTTAGACGTGCTGCTGGAGAAGCGTGGCAGCGACATACATAAGATTACCTTTCACGATTGCATGGGGAAACACAGCATGACCACATTGTGCAAACTGAGCCACTTGCACCAATTGACATTGAAAGAGGAGCGTTTCACAGGCGAAGAACTATGCAAACTGATTACGGATTTAAGGCACTTGCAGCGACTGGATATCATCGACCATCTGGTGAGGTTGAATAAGGCAATGCTGTGGCAAGCAGTTGCCAGCTGTCCATCGCTAAAGATCCTAAATATATCAGGCGTGCAGCTGCGCGATGAATGCTTTGAATTTAGCCATTGTCTCATGGAGGCGACACTGAAGAATCGTTCTCAGCCCTTAGCATTGTATTGGCGCAACACAGATGAAAACGAAAAGCTG
- the LOC132789442 gene encoding LOW QUALITY PROTEIN: protein LLP homolog (The sequence of the model RefSeq protein was modified relative to this genomic sequence to represent the inferred CDS: deleted 1 base in 1 codon), translating to MGRQNRSRKRRDEMNKIKKGRYDAKELIRLKKTLGLLDADGKEIKMEIAEVAEIKTAKDIKRDAKSKEERELMFEHQESLEKGKRIVQVNENTGVEHVFNTKTLKDQFGNYPAWFKKKKTAKRLRKKQHAQKKNFKQAWTTVNVPL from the exons ATGGGTCGTCAAAATCGCTCGCGCAAACGTCGCgatgaaatgaacaaaatcaaaaaagga CGCTACGATGCCAAGGAGTTAATACGTCTCAAGAAGACGCTGGGACTCTTGGATGCAGATGGCAAGGAAATCAAGATGGAAATTGCCGAAGTGGCTGAAATCAAGACAGCCAAGGACATTAAACGG GATGCCAAATCGAAGGAAGAGCGTGAATTGATGTTTGAGCATCAAGAGAGTCTCGAAAAGGGCAAGAGAATTGTGCAAGTCAATGAGAATACAGGCGTTGAGCACGTTTTTAATACCAAAACACTCAAGGATCAATTTGGCAATTACCCAGCATGGttcaagaagaagaagactgCCAAGCGTCTACGCAAGAAGCAGCACGCACAAAAGAAGAACTTCAAGCAGGCCTGGACAACGGTTAATGTGCCGCTGTAG
- the LOC132789441 gene encoding syntaxin-17 gives MTDDDKLPLKQAELSVQRFQDMAVPHHLGLLQNHRSNIEKSLALGDWQKIKKEELNAMRVIKQIKNLLLEMDTLREKLRDEDKPRFDELMKPGKTKAFEGMKTFAELQLKSPTSTLGSQYDEDQAVQIDNVPALQRTLPQLQANFQLEEHQLAQREACLEQMQRLQNEIYDLHGAFHVMRQMTHEQAASVQSIADNAEEALENVQEGERQLRTALTYKKAMYPVVGALLGTCVGGPIGMVAGIKAGGLAAVGCGILGFTGGSVLKSNPNVMHGSVEEQQAQQEEAGNSTETLELAEKSE, from the exons ATGACAGACGACGATAAGCTGCCGCTGAAGCAAGCGGAGTTATCCGTGCAACGATTCCAGGACATGGCTGTGCCACATCATCTGGGATTGCTGCAGAATCACAGGAGTAACATTGAAAAGAGTCTTGCGCTGGGCGACTGGCAGAAGATCAAGAAGGAGGAGCTCAATGCAATGCGGGTCATCAAGCAAATTAAGAATCTGCTGCTTGAAATGGATACTTTGCGTGAGAAGCTGCGCGATGAGGACAAACCCCGTTTCGATGAGCTAATGAAACCAGGCAAAACTAAAGCATTTGAAGGGATGAAGACTTTTGCAG AATTGCAGTTGAAGTCGCCCACTTCCACTTTGGGTTCACAATACGATGAAGATCAGGCTGTGCAGATTGATAATGTGCCTGCTTTGCAGCGTACGCTGCCCCAGCTGCAGGCCAACTTTCAGCTGGAGGAGCATCAGCTGGCCCAGCGTGAAGCCTGCCTCGAACAGATGCAACGACTGCAGAATGAAATATACGATTTACATGGCGCCTTTCATGTCATGCGTCAGATGACACACGAGCAGGCAGCCAGCGTTCAATCCATAGCCGACAATGCTGAGGAAGCTCTGGAGAATGTCCAGGAAGGGGAGCGACAGTTGCGCACAGCGTTGACCTACAAAAAAGCCATGTATCCTGTAGTCGGTGCCTTGCTCGGCACTTGCGTCGGTGGTCCTATTGGCATGGTGGCGGGCATCAAGGCTGGCGGCCTCGCAGCTGTGGGATGTGGCATCTTGGGCTTCACAGGTGGCTCGGTGCTCAAGAGCAACCCGAATGTAATGCATGGCAGCGTGGAGGAGCAGCAGGCTCAGCAGGAGGAGGCTGGGAATTCAACTGAAACCTTGGAACTTGCCGAGAAATCGGAATGA